One window from the genome of Oryza glaberrima chromosome 3, OglaRS2, whole genome shotgun sequence encodes:
- the LOC127768521 gene encoding LOW QUALITY PROTEIN: protein TORNADO 2-like (The sequence of the model RefSeq protein was modified relative to this genomic sequence to represent the inferred CDS: substituted 2 bases at 2 genomic stop codons) — protein MIMSKSXXNPSLTHRKIGATSEREREMNFGLREQRAFARMPLEDRVRLIKGKSVVLTCVASFILLVGGSINAPKTCTGGMFLGPIIAIGFFLIVIFVVGSFGLKKNDDGIYACYLLCLFFAILLLLVFIIFGYVAVGGIVFRDASNGREYNLKECKRGWLRGHVTHSQHFWATISACLRRSHVCKGMTDLVRDPNTGIFVPRPSPYERWAKRHGLDADPRVMSPVESGCCKPPSSCGLTYVNGTTWISTPASAGAPAAVAQVTNNNKDDDCSRWSNDHQTLCFQCDSCKAGFLRHTTHAWNVAAIYIIIAFIGLIISISACSLPPWGDQLTGNNNVGRSR, from the exons ATGATCATGAGCAAATCCTAATAAAATCCCTCGCTCACCCATAGGAAAATCGGAGCaacgagtgagagagagagagagatgaactTCGGGCTTAGAGAACAGAGAGCATTTGCGAGAATGCCACTAGAAGACCGAGTGAGGTTGATAAAGGGGAAGTCCGTGGTGCTGACGTGCGTAGCGTCGTTCATCCTACTGGTGGGCGGTAGCAtcaatgcccccaagacttgCACCGGCGGCATGTTTTTGGGGCCTATAATCGCTATCGGCTTCTTCCTCATTGTCATCTTCGTGGTGGGTTCGTTTGGCCTGAAGAAGAACGATGATGGAATCTACGCATGCTACCTCCTCTGTCTGTTCTTCgcaatcctcctcctcctcgtcttcatcatctttggATACGTTGCCGTGGGAGGCATCGTCTTCAGGGATGCATCGAATGGCCGAGAGTACAATCTCAAGGAGTGCAAGCGGGGGTGGCTTAGGGGTCACGTCACCCACTCGCAGCATTTCTGGGCAACAATTAGCGCGTGCCTCCGCCGCAGCCATGTCTGCAAGGGCATGACTGACCTGGTACGCGACCCAAACACCGGCATTTTTGTTCCCCGCCCATCCCCCTACGAAAGGTGGGCCAAGAGGCACGGGCTGGACGCCGACCCGCGTGTAATGTCCCCTGTCGAG TCTGGATGCTGCAAGCCACCATCATCGTGTGGATTAACATATGTGAATGGAACGACGTGGATATCGACACCAGCATCAGCAGGTGCCCCAGCTGCCGTTGCCCAAGtaaccaacaacaacaaggaCGACGACTGCAGCCGGTGGAGCAACGACCATCAAACGCTTTGCTTCCAGTGCGACTCGTGCAAGGCTGGCTTCCTCCGCCACACCACTCATGCCTGGAATGTGGCTGCCATCTATATCATTATCGCCTTCATCGGGCTCATTATATCTATATCAGCTTGCTCTCTGCCACCCTGGGGAGATCAACTAACTGGGAATAATAATGTTGGAAGATCACGATGA